The DNA sequence aTGCATTGAATGTTAGGGGTgattttagaagaaaataaaatttacaaccaATTTAGCTActatttgaattaaatattttctctttatcaAGTTAGAGAACATTTGATTCACTATTTTTGttgctaattaaaaatatattctcatCCATGTCAAACTACTctcattttatctttatctttgtcTACATAGATTTTCTTAATtacttattcattttattttaatgtatcttcttctcttgtttatttttgaattaaattattcaatgttttaaaagaaattattcatataattttatatcataatttaaattatttattataaatctatatttatataattaaagatatttatttatcatgaaCTTTATTCCAAAATGGACACGAATGATGTGTCCAAAATGGTCTGTTATGATTTGTTTATTTCGAgaaattatttgttgtttttgtttttaattataaaaacttgcattatttttactttgttaTTCCAAAGCTTTCAAcagaaaacattaaaaacattttctatttttggctTTCACAATTTcctatacaaaattttattaaaaaagataaaaacagaaaacattgTTCCCAACTACGGTCCCTGAGGTATCCATAATAGATTGTTGATGTGTTCAAGACACACCAAGTTGAGGTGGACTGGACTCCTGGATAAGATCTTGGTGTTATAAACTGGGACCCGAAATATTTTGAGGTCGGCTAAGACTCCAGTGCAGTTAAGACACCGTAAAAAATGAGTATATACATACAAAAGATACTTTGTTCAAATCAGTAATAATCTTactaaaatgataaattgatactgtacattaaatatttacttGCTATAATGgcagtaatatatatatatatatatattcattaacaCATAAGATTAATATAAGACCTTATTGCATTTACATGtaagaaaacatttattaaactgaaaaacttatattcaattttttatgttgCAAAATTCCCTTTAATTTAGCACCGTCATGCAGTGaataatattagtttttaaCCTAATAGGTTGAGGGACAAGTATAATCTCCAGCCCAAAGGCCGAAaccaaataaaatatgtatagaCATCAAAGTTGAGCTGAAATGCTTGACATGGAGGTCTATCTAGGCCTATTGAGGACGAATATACATTGATTTGGTGTGGCAACAAGATACTTTTACTGCTAACCGAAATGTGTAGATTAAGTATCTTGTCACTGGTGTTAACTTTAATCTACACTTGTAATTTTGGACTTTCACATTGTTTGAACTTAGGAGAGTTTTTATATGAATTGGACCTTAGCCCAGTCCATATCACTTCATCCCTAATGTAGTTATTTTTAGgaataatcaaaattttattccctcaattttttcaaattctaattttttgtctttcaaaagattttttaatcattcactaattttcattaacatttttagtctttcaattttttttacccatttttagtcatatttatttttattactcaaaATTAATCCTTATTTTGTCcatttttagtctctcatttttatatattttaaacaataaaaataaatgaatgattAAAAATAGGCAAAAAAATTGGGGGACTAAAATACTcaccaaaaattaataaaagaataaaagttaTCAAATAAATTGAGAGGTTAAAAATTAGAATCGGGAGAAATTAAggaactaaaaacttaattaatccttatttttatattattagaatAAGCTAAAGtatcaacaaaaattaatcacgATGCTCAGGCGTTTGAGGAGGCCATCTATTTTATATAGCCTATCAAACTCCATGGCATCACCCACGTATAAACAGAACGCTCTTTTGGCACAAATTAAACTGAACCTCAAACCAACCATTTACTGCAACTGTAGTCATCTGTAATCACTATTTTCCAATTCAAATTACCACAAACACTAAATTAGCATCAAAGTCCATTTGAACCTAATAGTGTTTCCAGAAATAACATCGAGAGGCATGCCATTGTACATTACAATGGCCTAACAGATAAGTTGCAATGAAGAAAGGCTGAGGAGTAGGTAGCTACTATATTACTTTCCAAGATTAGGCCATGTTACAATCCTCAGAAAGAGCTTATAATGATATAGTGTAGCTACCTATAGAAGATTATTGACATCAAGCATTGATCCTTGACAAAGCACTTCCTTcgggtttttttttgttgttgataagGAGAGCCAGAGAAAGAGTGCCGTATGAAGCAACCTGTTTTTGGGTACTACACTTCTTTCAGCGACATCAGTTCATTACACCATGCCAAAGATTAAACTTGGTACAACCTTGTATGCACATTAGTGCTATTTTCTCTCATTTGTAGACCAATTACTGAGATTAGATTCCATAGAATTCAAAAACTCTTGGCAGAGACTATTTTTGCGCATTTGCATCAAGACTACTTTGTTGCTTTCACACAACTTTACTGACTCAAACTAGTGTTTCAATAATGAGCTAAAACAGGAGCCGGTATCAACATCATTTCACAGCTGCAGCAAGAAAACTAAtgcttggaaaaaaaaaatgggcacAGTAACATTCAGAAAATCTTGAAGTATCATGCAAGCAAACAAAATTGGCACACACATGGAATATAACAGAGCCGTGGATGGAGCCAAAATTACTAATACTAATGGTTTTGACAGATTTTGAAGTTCAACAAAAGACTAAACCAAATCGAGCAGTACTTATTACCAAAAACTTACACCATTGATTCAAGGAAGCCTAATACTGTCAAAGTGCATACATTTGACAACTTATATGTGGTCTATGATATCACAGATTGTCAACAACCTGGAGACAAACTACGTATGTTCTTTTATTCCCAGCCAAAGGGTAGGGGAACTGGAATGGATCCATTGATTGGTAAAAACTAAATACCAGGGATTTATGatacatatttttttggaattaaCTCCTCTAAATTGAGAAATGCACTTCAAGGGATAAAGTATCTACTTATACTAGTTGATTAGAAAGTAGGCAGTTTATATTCTACTATTCTACAAATTCCATAGTTCATAATACATACACATATATTTTACCATCAAAATCATTCCGCAATTCCAATAATGTACATCACTCTCTAAAGTGCACCTAAATCCAACTCCTTGTTTTCCATAAACCAAAATCTCATTTCCTTTGAATCACAAGAATCCCTTTGTCTACCACAACTTAACAGACATGCACTAATGCACAtgtttttagcaaaaccaaCATCGAAGGTTTGACTTACACATTGCAGTCGTAGTCATGCCGCAATCCTTGACACTGCAGGAAATTGCGAACAAATGCAGCTGCAATTGCAGTCGCTTGCATCCTCAAAAGATCTCGAGGTTGCCGCCAAAATTGCAGTTGCTGACCAATTTATAAAACCTTGCCAACAAGAACAACGACAACTACTCCTCGGTAACCTACTACTACAAATGTTGTCCTACTCCTATCTCAAGTTTCTTAAACCTCAAATCAAGCAACCTAGCCTTAAACCCGCCATCACTAACCTTCAACATATCTTCCAAATCCATCGACACGCCAACCCGTCTCAGCATCCCGTACCGCGGCTTAATCCTCCGTTCCAagctaaaagaaaaatactgCGGAAACCTCTTGAGCTCAGCAACAtccccattcatctccctcAAGAAAAACTCCACCTTGGGCCTCAAATTCTTCTCCACACTAAGAGTCAACAACCCAGGTGACCTCACGACCATGTTAGCCACCTCTTCGTGAGTGAACCCCAAACCCTTCAAAAACTCAATCTTGGGCAAAAGGGTGTCCTCCACGCTGGAAACGAGAAGCAATGTGGTCTGACACGTGAGCGAGTGGGGCCCATTAAACCCTAATTTCCTCAGAAAGTGTAAAGTTGGTCGCAATCGGTTGTTAACGCTGGAAACGAGTAATCTAGGGCAGCGCAGGATTGAAAGGTGGATGTCGTGGTAGGGGATTGGGACCTCGTGGAGGAGGAAGTCGAGGAGGGGGTAGAATTGGAAATAGGGGTCGCACGTGAGGAGCACGGGGAGCATGTCGAGGATTCGACCCATGGAGGCGCGTGGAATGCCCAATGAAGAAAGGGAGCGCGTCACCGATTTAAGGGTTGAGAGAGGAGAGGAACGGAGGGTGGGGTTTAAGCGGAAGGCCTTGTCGGGGTTCACTTTGAGGGCTTTAAGGTAGAGCACTTTTTCGTGGAATACGAGGCCACGGTCCGAGGTTGTCGGGTTTGGGTTTATTGGGTGGCGCGAAAATTGGGGTCTGAGGTTTAAGGGTTTTGGGAGGGAGACGAAGAGGGAGAGTTTCAGTGTCGGCATGTCGTGGATGATGCTGGTGACTTTGCGGGTCGAATGGCTTTTATAATCATGAAATGTAAACGGCAAGTCGTTTCTGGGTCTGGGCTATTGCTTCCTGCACTACCTTTTTACTTTCTGGAATCGACAATTGGAAACGTAAAATTACATTCTAAAATACACTCCATTTTTTGGCTTATAGAATAactttggtaaaaaaaacattccaaGAAAAAGTGCGGGAAGCAAACAGCCCCGTGTATGACACAATGTATTTTTGTTATTGGGCTTGGTTTTACGAGTTCGTTAGGATAGGCTTGCTTGTTCAATGGGTAGTTGTTATTCTCGTTACTGTTTTTGCTATTTACACTATGCAACAGTGTTTTAAATCACGTTGCTATAAAAATATCCTACTCACAAACATGATTTTGCTGTATATTGTCAATGGAATCATATTTCCTTGAAAAAGggtatttttagaataatataatttaaagcaCACATGGGAAATGTAAATAACAAAAGAGGTAGTGAGAATAGCAACTTCTGTTAAAGGTTCGAGTTATTTGGGCTGAAATCTACATCTAGGCTCTAAGCTCACTGGGTTGAATGATGTTTAACAGCGAGAATCTGAGGGATGAGAATGAAAATTTGAGTAATgctaatgttttctttttccttttctttttctaagtttaaattattcgcaggttcttaaattatttcaaaaattttaattagatctttaaattattcttttactatgtttttatatatattttttgattatgtCAGTaaacttgtatttgtttttaattgcaTTCTTCAGTTTAACTATTGTTacgaaaatttaattgtttaaatcAATTGTGTGTGAGTTTGTAGTGAAAATCTAAATAGTCTTGTAAAGACACATGAAATTGGGGATAAGAAGCAATAATGTTTCTATAACTGTGAAGTGTGAAACTGGGACAGAATTTCttccttaataataataaaacattgaTGTTTAAGTGACTTCGTGATTCCTAACTGTAAAAAAATTGCTTTACAAATTGTTAAACCTTATGAGCTAATCTATAAAATCAACCATataaacattttcttttgttttttaagaaatcAAAGACATGTTTAAGAGAAGTTTATAACAATTAAGATGGTTGTGTCATTAATCATCTTAGaaacataacttttaaaaatggtTGCATGTGAAGATTGTCttggaaaatcattttttttgttaaataaaattataaattctaagATAGATTTTGGTGgcaaaccgtcttagaatgtgtagtTTCGAAAAGAGGTATTAACCAAAATTATCTTTGAAACAACTAGttattgtctttttttataaaaaaaaatgtaaagtatACTAAGATGGTTCTCAACCGAAACCGTTTTAGAAATATgtgtgttttgattttttttaattaaaaatgtatttgaaGATGGTGTTGTATACTAACCGTCGTAGACATTGTCGTATACAATAACAATCAAATGACTGTTGTCGAATCAGCTAACCTACCATGATAGAGTTTTCTAAGGCAGttaaaaatcgtctttgaaGACCCCTAACAACCATCAtcgaataacttttttttagtagtgtgcaTCAACTGAACTAAACTCCATCAATTAAAGATTTTTCTCTTGTTACTTATGGTACACATCAATGAAAGATATCAATCACAATTAGatattcatttaaatatataacttcAAAAATTAAGGTTTTGGTCTTTAATACagttaaaatacataataaataatgttatttatctattgatttttttaatacatttaagTTATGGTATTGATGAGTACattttataatcataaaaatagtatttattatctttttagtccttatatttgttaataattgtattttttatctaaaaaattctatttttgtccctatttttattatttttagttcccTAACTCTTTTTGTCCTTGTCTTTTCGTTCTTTGTAAGTAGGGGTGAAAATGGATTGAGTTGGATTGAATCCTACTAAAACTTGGTTTgacatgttttatatttttatagcaGAAACTTGGACCTATTACCCGTCATGAGCCTATTTTAAGGCTTGGGTTCGACCTTTGTATAAGTTTGTCAGACCCATTAGCTTATTTAAATGTCTATTTCATATTAAGAagggtaaaaaatattttttttttataaaacaaacccaaagatttttattaaaaaataagacaatTTTAAACCACAAGACATAGACAAAATTTGTCTACAAACATTATATGTGACATGTTACTAAAGTCTTTTAAGTCTCACCAAAAGAAAAGAGTTAATATTCCTAATATACATCTATCCTTATATGAATTAACCTATTTCAAACATTaatcaaaatgattcaaatcgtcaactactaaaataattttttagcttaaataaaataattataacattatatatgatattaataataatttgtttattataaaatattattgctAAACTGATTAGCCCgtataatttaattagtttttcttaaaatctaTGACCTGACCTATTTAACTAAATGtgctttttaaaaagtttgattttgacCTTTTTGCCAAAATAAAATGGGACAAACTAGACCTTAAAGGGGACGAGCCATACGTCCCCAACAAGCGGTTCGACCTACTTCCACCCCTATTTGTaaggaactaaaaataagaatgaaaaaagttaagggactaaaaataaagataaaaacaaagttAAGGGACATCGATTAGTCTTTTGAATTCAGAgactaaacataaaaaatttaaggactaaaaaaatatcaaatccaaaaaatattatcaatgaaGGTCAAGTCTAACAAAATATTTAGTGTGTGGCCATACTTTAAACATGATTACTTACAAAAGAGGATACTcatggaaaaccaaaaaatattgaagaccaaaagaaaaatgttattatattaataatatttgatatGCCCTTTTTTTAGCTTCCtctcttaaaaaaatggaagttcttcattagtttttctaaaatttgtatttatgtttgttttttttaaaaaacaattgttattttaaaatattctttaaattgTATTTGACCTAACTCAcctatcatttagaggaaaagtaggtgggggggggggggggggaactaAATCAATTGCTACAATATAATTAAAAGCAAAAACTTTATCCTACAAGTACTAAATATGGATCTTTAAGGCAATAATAGACATGATTCATCATGTATAGGTTTGTATTTTTATGAGAAGAATtacaattaaatgataaaatgtgcATATCTATGACACTTTGATGCATGTAAGTGTACATGAAAAGTGATATTCTTTTATGAGAATATATTTTGtgaacaaaaactaacaagaaagaagaaacaaatgatTATGGTATAGCCAAAAATGGTTTTGCATGGTTTTAAAGATTgaaaaacatgcataacaattgaaaataattattttaatggtgatttGTTGGTGTGGTGGGATATTAAATGAAATCTCTAACACTCTTCATCCTCCGATTCTTACAGACACTTCAACGTTCGAATATTTTTGTCACACCAATCTTACATCATTATCATGTATCATCACACCTCATTCTTCTCGCTTTCCTCTTTCTCTTATTCTGAATTTGGCATTGGCCTAACAATTTTAGACATTTGAGTTGTGATCATTCAAGTTGCGTTACATGTACGAAATTCATTGTATGTCTTTATTCTAATtctatacttttcttttttaaattttggtctCTTGCTTTTTTTTGCTACATTCTCTGTCTATCTCCTTGTCAACACTAAAGCGTGGACAAAAGAGTATGAATCTAGGAGCCTAATATGTTGGTTGTTAGATCAATTCCATGATAGCTTGgtataaatatttgtgtgtgtgtgagtgtgtttgtcaaataaaaaatgaatgcaaTGGTATTAATTAGTCTATTATTCATAAATGCTTTGTTTTAAATTGATACAAGCAATGGAAATTGATGTTTTACTCAAGCACTCTTTTTGGGATATTTTGTAATTTGAGTCTTTTATGTTATTGTTGAGATTtacaaaatgggtagagtaaaGCGAAAGATTAAGCGATTGGAAAATACCAACTGTCGTCTTGCAACCTATGCTAAAAGAAAGAATGGAATCATGAAGAAAGCTATTGGGTTATCTATACTTTGTGATGTAGATATTATACTTATAATGTTTTCACCAAGTGGAAAACCTTCATTATGCAGGAGAAAATTGAGGTATTTTTATGCAATTTATTGTGACATAATCACTATAAATATACTTTAGACTCCACCTTGTAGAGTCTAAACATATTTAATGCGCTAAATTAAACCATGATAATTCCTAATTACTTTCATGTGTTATTATTAGAGCATCCATATACCTGAACTTATTTTTGTTAGTTTGACTTATTAAACCAATAAGAATgtcatttcaaaattaaataagtttattcACACTTCCAAAACCCTAGCTAGCTATGGATtattgtctctctttttctttggctTTCTTAAACCTTGGCTAAAGACTTTGGCCATAAGAGAAAATGCAATaaagttacttttttattatagaaatAGGCATAGCATAAGACGTAAGAAAAACTCCTACTCCAAGATTAAAGAAGCATTAtgtaaaacaaaatcattttcatctttaGGAAAAAATGATAGAATCAACTATGTGATGattccatttttatttcttctttccttttagAGTCATATATGTGTTTTTCCATagatttatttatcattttttctttttatttcctttctaAATTTGAACCTACTATACTTTACTTGTTATTGAAGTATTTAACCCCTAATTGCTTTCTTGAAGCTTTGAAATAGAGTGagattgaaaatatatatatagtagacAAACACTAAGAGAACAATTATTGTAGTTGCTTTAGGACCAGCTCTTTTAGTCTTCAATTTTCTTAggataataatatatacatgttCTTATATAGTATTCCATTGATCCTTATTATAaggttcaattaattaattattaggattgaaaaaattgattaatttaattgagtgcatttgaagatatttttgtggaaaaaatatataagacatTTTAGATTGAACTTTATAATAAGAATCAATCAAATCACACTTTTATTGTGGACATTATAATAAGGATTAGATGAAGTATCGTATTAACACCCACAATTTCTAT is a window from the Glycine max cultivar Williams 82 chromosome 2, Glycine_max_v4.0, whole genome shotgun sequence genome containing:
- the LOC100785219 gene encoding mTERF domain-containing protein, giving the protein MPTLKLSLFVSLPKPLNLRPQFSRHPINPNPTTSDRGLVFHEKVLYLKALKVNPDKAFRLNPTLRSSPLSTLKSVTRSLSSLGIPRASMGRILDMLPVLLTCDPYFQFYPLLDFLLHEVPIPYHDIHLSILRCPRLLVSSVNNRLRPTLHFLRKLGFNGPHSLTCQTTLLLVSSVEDTLLPKIEFLKGLGFTHEEVANMVVRSPGLLTLSVEKNLRPKVEFFLREMNGDVAELKRFPQYFSFSLERRIKPRYGMLRRVGVSMDLEDMLKVSDGGFKARLLDLRFKKLEIGVGQHL